The following DNA comes from Pieris rapae chromosome 17, ilPieRapa1.1, whole genome shotgun sequence.
CACTTATTGATTGATCTTTTAACTTATAACAAGCAGCTCTTGTGAACTGAGGaagtgtacaaacaaaaggCTAACTCGATAGAAATCTCTAGAATCACATCTACTCGCGTGAGTAGATGTGACTACTCGCCTCGCTAAGCAAGCCGCAATTTGGAGCGTACCTGCGCATGtacaatatacaaaagttGTGACGCCTCGGATTCTTGCTTGAAACCCATAAACCCATAGTCtctccattttatttacattatgcaCCGAACAGAAGATAGTTTTTTTGAAAAGGGAATTgtggctttaaaaaaataatagaatatctGAAAAGTTAaagtatgaaaaaattaaatataagcaaCACTTAATTAAGACAATTGCGCCTTACTCATCATCACTTTTTATTGGCCatcaattaataacaatttatttgtttcgaCTGGCGACAGTTTTGTGACTTCCGCTCGTCAGTCGACATTGCAAATGCCCATTCCTCAAGAAACTAGTTGTTAAAAAGTTGGGTTGCGTGATAGAGTGTGATTTCCTCACATTTCAGCAAATGAAAATTTGTACCTAAAGAGTAAAGATGTTGTCTCGGCCTGGTGAACATGGTgattttaaacgaaatattttaaacgttcAATTCTATTCTCCAGACTTTTATTCATTTGAAAGTTGGAGAAAGTTTAGATTGCATTAACAAGAGAggattatcataattaattaatttaacgtgTACAAGTGCGTCTTGCGATATTATCTACAACAATTAGGCggaacaataattaatatcgttGTCTCtcgaatttttttctttcaatttgcCACATAATTAACTATTCAATATCATGTCAAAGATTTCTTAAGATTTTGGCTCGAGACGGAAAATTAGCGCCTGTTGGATTTTTGACAGAGGATTATTCAAGGTTCGTCAAAGCAATACACGGAACTTATTGCTGCTtgctgttacataaaaatattattgaagtaactttcatattgttatattaatatagtgtATTCATAATGACAttgtatagtttaaatttCTCTTCTTTGAATAATGAAATCATTTCACAAATATTCAGTATAACTGTGCCGTAACGCcataaagctatttaaatcTGATAAAATATCTGTCTAATAGTAAATAGTCGCGGAGAGCGGAGGAGGAGCGAGCCGGAACGAGAtcctaattaaattttttagagCGTATCATTTGATATTCAGCGCGTATTTCTGCTAGTTAAGACAAAgcgtaattattaaagtacaatttttataagattaacGGTTATTACATTATTCAACAATCCTTGCAAATTAATGCGCAGTAAAACCTTTCAATAGGATTTCATCTAATAACTGCAAGATGCTGGGACCTTCTTtttcaattttgaaatttcttAACTAACTTTactaacataacataaaaacgTCTCTCATGATTTATTGTGACAGAACGTGACATTTGTCACATATATGGCAGATTGAAAGAATTGTCATTAGtaattgacaatttacaattttcactTTTTGAGTGGTTGAGTTGAGAGTTGAGAGTTGAAAcgaactttaaaatattttgtgtgtagTGGTCAAACAGTCTAAAGACTGAAGagtaaagattatttataggTTATTCTAAATGAATAATGTttagtgattaaaaaatacagttagCCTAAAATCCAAACCCGAGGAACGACTAAAAATGGCTTTTATACCTTTAAGGTTATCGCTTTTGCGGCTTGTATCGCAAAATGGATCGTTTTCTACATTGCAAAGGACAATCTCTTACAAAAGTGCAATTTCTTTGAATACTCTTTACCCAAATAGTTCTTTAAAGCTTACCACTCCTGCgtttgtaagtaaaaaaaatcacaaaattgTATTCTCTCTGCTATTCGtacatacttaatattttaacatttttcttttagacACCAAATTCTGACGAAAAGTTCTCGGGTTTCATTCCTCTTAATAAAGTAGATATAAGCTACAGTGCTAGCTCAGGCCCTGGAGGACAGAATGTTAACAAAGTAagttgtgtatttttaataaaataaaatgttgggcaatacattaataatctttacaaatattattgtaatgtgttattaatattaattaagcaaAACGGTAATTGTTAACTAAATTAGGTACATACTAAAGTGGACCTGAGATTCAAATTGGATGAAGCAGACTGGATTCCCAAGGATATAAGAGAGAAAATGTTGCAAACTGTAAGttgaataaatttcaaatggaGAAGCCATTGTTAAGAGGCAATTACTGCATGATATACTCTATATTTTAGCATGGCAAGAAACTTACAAAGGAAGGCTATTTAATTGTTCGCTCTGACATTACTCGCTCCCAGCAGCTGAACCTAGCTAATTGTTTACGCAAACTTCGCTCTATGATACGCAATTCAGCAATTACTGAAAGCAAACCTGATCCAGAGACTGAAGAAAGGATTAGACAgaggtaaaaataatttaaaaatctgaattAAAGTCAATTGCATATATATGTTCATATCAGCTTATTACTTCAAAGTTTTGGAAAATGcaggaattaatttaattgtgagcatattattaattgtttaaacttgTTTATGACATTATTAGATTGTTACAAATAGGGTTTGCCCCTCTATTAAAAATCCTGCTTAATgcattaacattataatatttaaacaataacattCATCCTCACATTTCAGACATTTGAAAGCATCACGGTTGCGAGTCAGCATCAAGAGAGAGGAAGCTTACAAGCGTGCCATGAGGCGGCCACCTACTGTCGTGGATTTATGATTCTTTTACTAAATTGGGCATACCAGGAGATCACCACTCATTGAAACTACTGGACTATATAGAAGAGTGGAATATTCATCTGATCTTCCTATGCTGAGGACTTCAATGTGAACTTCTTGTCCTCAATAATGTATGCCCAATTtagtatttcttaatataactGTTGTGAGTGATTCAGATAATGTCTCCTAAGAAATAAGACATATAAAATTGTAGAATTAGAGATgtactacaaaaaatatttccttctTTTGCACACTGAGTATTGTgttagatatatgtataatattataggttTTGTGCTTTTAATAAAGGATTTTTGTAGCATGTAAGCCATGATtgtggtaataaataaattcattacattagCTCAATACaagggttttatttaaatattgtattttatattgattgtcAGTAATCAACATTATAACCTCCTTCATATTGATGACCACATATGTGTGGTTGTCATGGATACAGTCAGTAAACAGCACCTGATAGAGTAAGTTTCTTAGctacaattaataaacattttaaaaatgtcatataGAGATTTAAGAAGTGAGTATAAAACCATTCATTTAATGAAATGATGTCGGTAACTTTCTATGACGATAGTAACATTTATGCATTTCAATAGATTTCAGTGAAGATATGCGTGTACTCGGTTTTCCTGAGCATATATCCATGGAAAGTTTTCGTACGCCCAATTGGGATTTGTTGGACTCATGCCTTCGATGGCTGGCAGCCAGATTGGAACCCGATGCTGTACTGGCCGGCGGCAAGGATACGATGGAGCGAAGAGTTGCAATGGTGATGCACGCTGTGGAAATATTTGTAAGTcgctttaaaaataagttttttaatagatgGCCACGGTTTTCCCTTCTGACTGTAAGGTCAAAGATGGTGACTTTCGGCGACACTTTTTTATTGCCTGTTATATTGACTCGACCTTCGAGAAAGTGGACTACCAaagttaaagtaattttatttaaatctgtcACAGCACTCCCGTGCAAACTTGAAGCTGAATGGCAAGAAAGTGTACGGAGCGGACGGATGGGCGGTTCGTGAGTTGCTGAAGGTGGCGGCACTGCTTCGCACGGCCCTGGAGACGCCGCCGCCCTCGGACCGCCCGGATCACGTGCCTTTGCTGTACGACGTCACCTCACGGGTAATTCTTCACTTAGGAagattgtttttatgaatttcaGTATTTCATTGTGTCAGTGGCACCTTTAGgcatcaaatattaatatttgtgttattatgACGAATCGTTcttgtaaatgttaattaaaatctgaaCTTCAGATTGGCGAAATAAAGCAAGCCCGCAGTCTGGCCACAGACATAACGGCGCAGGGGGCTTATCTGCACGACTTGTTGGCGAAGGAGCCGGAGAACAAGGCGAGTCCCATAACAATAGTCGAATTTAGTATCTTCCGCTCAATTATAAGCATACCACTGGTCGGGCAGGAGTCTCGCAGCCGCGCCCTGTCTCGTCCGCTGGACACGAGCGCGACTGAGGCGGCGCTGCGTCGGGCCTCGGCGGTGGTGGCAGAGCGCGTCGCGGCCACTCGCGAGGCGGCGGAGGCGGCGGCGGGGAGCGAGGCCGCTCTAGTCGCGAAGGCCGAGCGGCGCCGAGCTGAGTTGCAGCGTGCAGAGAAGCGCCTGCGCACGGTGCAGAAGATCAAGTGAGatctattattaattgtctgtaattaataaatataaatgatcatTGAAGTCGCTTTCATCCTAACGGAATCACCGtgtctaatttaattaaggactacaataatttagtattgattaccaaattttttttcaatttgtattatttttaagcaatgGCGCAAATCCAATGGGGCTTCTGAAAACTAACGCCGGAGCTTATGTCTTCTGGGTGTGTTTGTTCAAATTGAAAGAGACACGACACATTTACACCatgttactatttattataaagaagtCCATTTGTTTGAAACTGTTCTTCTATTACAAGGgttgcaataaatatatttagtattaaaattaatattgaaaagttTAACAAACGCTCACACATCCAGCTATCTAGATTCTAGAATATAGATTTATCTGACCacttttacttattatgttttgtataatctTGGTATTGTATTCCTGAGATGGAAAACATTAATCATCACGTTTCAGACCAGTGTACCAAGCGGAGCTGACGGCTCTGGAGACGGAAATCGAACAGCTTTGGGATCAGTACGTGGTGAGGTACCGGTGTGTGGAGGCGCTTAAGCATCAGCTCAGTTTGTTGGAGATGGCACAGAATGAGGTTATCTTGtgaagttttataaaacttctaACTGAAGTAGAAATTTTGAAacgtaatttcatttaaaatgtaaataaatctaagtcatagaaaataattaccaGATATAAATATTGGAATTTGCttcatagatataataatcataCGCGTATTTCCGAGGTAGAGTCCACATGTGATATGCGAGAGGCTAATGAGGAATTAAATGTTCAGTCTGCCGAAGAGCAGCAGGCGTCGATCCTTCAGCTGATTCACAAATACGAAGCCGAAGACGTGTTGGGGAAGCTCAGTGACTCTGGTAACTTTTTGCCGCGTGACATTATGTTGAgcaaaatttttcatttagcACGTTGTCACGTTGGAGAAATTTTCAGATGAGATGAACTCGAGCGAAGGCGAAAGGGAGACGAAGCCGCGAGCCGCCTCTCGACCTCGGACGAGGCTGCGGATCAAGACTGCAGGTGCCACTCACCTTACTCACTTTTAACATTACTAAACATTTCTAATTCTACTCAATACTGGTAGTACTATTTTCATTTCGGTACAGGGCAATGGATGCTTGAGTAAAGTCCATAAAATTACCTGATAATGAGTATTAACCTATTGCAAATTTCTTGTTCACCATCACCTTGGGTTTTAACCGTCCTCCTCCGATTTTCGTATTGAAAGCTAACTTGAATTCAGGAAACACGATCCCGGAGAATCGCGGGGTGTGGGCGGGACGCGACTCACTGGACATCCGGGACGAAGACGACTCCGACACCGATTCGGATCCGGACGTCTCCGACACTCAGCTCTTCGGTAAAAACTTAGTTTCTTAAGACTATCCCGTGAAGGATCACTATAGACAGTGATGGATGACTTTTATGGAGTACTAATGTAATGCCTCAGAGCAGATCACTAAGTAGTCCGAGTGCAGGGGCGGCGGGAGGCAGCGGGCGGGCGGCGCGGTGGTCTCGTCGTCCGGGCACGCGCACCCTGACCCACGAGGGGCACTACGCGGACCTCGGCCTAGGTAAGGGTCAGTTTCGCCCATGTGGCCTCGATTCGACGACTCTGCCGATGTTATGCCTCGCTGTTCGATGCCATTGCAGGGTTGGAGCGCAAGCTGGTGGGGCCCGAGGACGGAGACTCCCTCGGAAGTTCTTCGGAGAGCGAGTTGCGCCTCTCCAGCCCCAAACTCGGCCGCAACTCGGCCTTAAGCGATAATGAGTTCTGAACgcgattttaatataattctgtCTCTTTTTGTATCAATCAGAatcagatttttaattccgtagaaattttataagtgttgctactaaaaaaTGTCTCCCCAGGGAAAATATTTCCCCTTTTTAGAgagtaatgaaattaaatgcgACGTATTTTAGGTTTAACCTATAAAAAGGATAagtaatctatatatttacttaggTATAATTCGAGTTATACctattacaaaataacaaacatttcAATATCACGAATAATATAtcgaataaactttaattactttattttatttattacctggCATCAGTGCCTACTAAATCCAGGTTTAGAAACCCTCAAACTATGTTAACTTGTgcgtttttaattgtttgtgatgagatttaaaatttagacaAAAGGGACGTAACTATCACTCGCCGTTAAACCACTTCTAATGTGGAGCACTGCATATAATAGCATCGACacattcactaacaaataaaaggtATGTATCGATTCAGACGTTCAGACTCgaattgaaatgaaaaaaaatgtgcgcggccaaaaaggtttgccatctctgacatgtcaaaaaatgatagctgtcagaattctacggattTACAAATCGCAGTATAGATTAAACTTGTTTGGgagtatttatattgtattaatgcCGATAGCTTAGAATGTACAAGTGAACaaatgtaaatacaaaaagaaaCTATTTATTCATACTGTTCTTATTAATACATCTTACATCttatataacaacaaaaaattaacacatgtttatgtaaatgtacaacttttgattataaataaatccttGCCTCTAAAAGTTAACTTTGCCAATCGAGCGACTAGGAGCGATGattaatttgtatacattttgtatatataacattcgtttatcaattatttacagGATATATTAGCTTTTATCGGTAACTAAATATaagagttaaaaatatttatttatttattaaaaaaactttaggtTACAATTTGATCGATATTAAATCGAAAAGCTAGATTTAACTTGAGCAAAACGCTATTtactaaaatgaataatattaaagtagaAATCTTATCCACTTTTATACaactaaaactttaaattttacgttacagttcacttataaaatatttacaatacgtAAAAAACTAGATAAATTCTTAAAGCTTAATCGAAACTTAACAGAACACGTTAACACAGATATTTGACGAGAGTTTTTTATTAGTAGTCAGGTTAGTAAAGATAAGATTACATAAGTATGTAGTCAATATTTGGAGCATGTTAACGAATCTAAGCGAGTAATGTTAGTCCGGTGCAGTCAGTGTCGGAGAACTAACAACATATCTAATTCATTTACTGAAGGCTTCGTAAAACATCACTTCGGTGACAGTTTTATCATTAACACAATATACTATACAATTAACTACTGAGTATTTGTCTCTAATAATctcaatttacaaaataaattcttacttaaaaaaaatttcttcatTTCAAATTAGCTTTTCCCTTTATCTACGAGTTGTTtctaatagatattttaacgATAAAAGTGACATTGAATAAAGTGCTGGAGATGGTCAATGTGTGTCTTGGCTATTATTGGAGTCGCTGGTGGAAGTCGAAGCAAGTGAGTCGTGCTGTTCGGCCGACAACCGGCTGCTGTCGCACACCGCTATAAACTGTTCTGCGTATGCTCTGTAATCGATGATAACATTTTTAGAATAAAGGATAAAC
Coding sequences within:
- the LOC110993711 gene encoding clusterin-associated protein 1 isoform X1, whose translation is MRVLGFPEHISMESFRTPNWDLLDSCLRWLAARLEPDAVLAGGKDTMERRVAMVMHAVEIFHSRANLKLNGKKVYGADGWAVRELLKVAALLRTALETPPPSDRPDHVPLLYDVTSRIGEIKQARSLATDITAQGAYLHDLLAKEPENKASPITIVEFSIFRSIISIPLVGQESRSRALSRPLDTSATEAALRRASAVVAERVAATREAAEAAAGSEAALVAKAERRRAELQRAEKRLRTVQKIKPVYQAELTALETEIEQLWDQYVVRYRCVEALKHQLSLLEMAQNESAEEQQASILQLIHKYEAEDVLGKLSDSDEMNSSEGERETKPRAASRPRTRLRIKTAGNTIPENRGVWAGRDSLDIRDEDDSDTDSDPDVSDTQLFGAAGGSGRAARWSRRPGTRTLTHEGHYADLGLGKGQFRPCGLDSTTLPMLCLAVRCHCRVGAQAGGARGRRLPRKFFGERVAPLQPQTRPQLGLKR
- the LOC110993356 gene encoding peptidyl-tRNA hydrolase ICT1, mitochondrial — translated: MAFIPLRLSLLRLVSQNGSFSTLQRTISYKSAISLNTLYPNSSLKLTTPAFTPNSDEKFSGFIPLNKVDISYSASSGPGGQNVNKVHTKVDLRFKLDEADWIPKDIREKMLQTHGKKLTKEGYLIVRSDITRSQQLNLANCLRKLRSMIRNSAITESKPDPETEERIRQRHLKASRLRVSIKREEAYKRAMRRPPTVVDL
- the LOC110993711 gene encoding clusterin-associated protein 1 isoform X2, with protein sequence MRVLGFPEHISMESFRTPNWDLLDSCLRWLAARLEPDAVLAGGKDTMERRVAMVMHAVEIFHSRANLKLNGKKVYGADGWAVRELLKVAALLRTALETPPPSDRPDHVPLLYDVTSRIGEIKQARSLATDITAQGAYLHDLLAKEPENKASPITIVEFSIFRSIISIPLVGQESRSRALSRPLDTSATEAALRRASAVVAERVAATREAAEAAAGSEAALVAKAERRRAELQRAEKRLRTVQKIKPVYQAELTALETEIEQLWDQYVVRYRCVEALKHQLSLLEMAQNESAEEQQASILQLIHKYEAEDVLGKLSDSDEMNSSEGERETKPRAASRPRTRLRIKTAGNTIPENRGVWAGRDSLDIRDEDDSDTDSDPDVSDTQLFGAAGGSGRAARWSRRPGTRTLTHEGHYADLGLGLERKLVGPEDGDSLGSSSESELRLSSPKLGRNSALSDNEF